GTTTCTTCTCCCGAAAAGTTGCACATGGATTCAGCCAGACAGCAACAAtatgtaaaatatgaataaatccTGGCACCTTATGGTACATTCCTCGGTCTACGTTGGCGACCAGCGAATTTGGTCTGCAGTTATGCCGATGACATCTCACCAAGACGCGGTCGGGATGTATTGATATTGGTTCCCAGTACAATCTGTTATGTGATATCCTATCATtatccaagacgcttatcctcacaagggtcacgggaaagccggagcctatccctgctaacTTTTCAcgagtcagtcgcagggcagatatcgacactgtcactgagcgggaatcgataaACATAAAGAGAACTATAGGGCATCTGGAAGATCTAAGTCCTTTTAAACTCATAGTAGTAGGCGAAAAGTGGCACtagtactggaaaaaaaaaacgacagctggaaagagttgatCTACTAGTGAGGACAGAACAtatactagtacatggaccttaGGATGGGTATCAGGGATATAGAATAAAGGCAAGTCATTTAAACATACATGTTTTCATTCATGAATTTCAGTGCACGAGTAGCTTtgaagcatttatttgatatcctTTTAGTGCGCTAAATTATTTATCTTGTCTGGACAAAGATACTAGTACGTGGACTTTTTAGGTGGACATCAAGGATATTGAATATTTATTCTAATAATTTGCCACAAAGCagttttgagcatttattcactGCACACTAGTTTTCATTCATAGTTTCACGTACTATATGATGTGGAATAATTTTAATTTACCCAACTGtttaacatccatccgtccatccattagccgcttatcctcacaagggtcgcggggagtactggagcccataccagctgtcaacggccaggaggtggggtacaccctgaactggtcgcgggCCAATTGCAGAAATGgggacaaacaaccgcactcacaatcacacctatgggcaatttagagtgtccaattaatgttgcgtgtttttgggatgtgggaggaacgaaacccacgcaggcatggagaacatgcaaactccacatcgggctgatcgaacccgggtcttcagaactgtgaggccaacgctttaccagctggtccaccgtgccgcccctgtcTAATCATCTACTAGTTTATATGTAACATTTCACTAGGAGTTCTAGTACCGTGCAGATGTCAACTCGTGCACAGTTTTGTTTCACTTGTAACATCATGTCGCTTTACTACTCGCGAGCAACAATGTTGGACagcagtgggggaaaaaaatggaactcgAGGACACAGTCAAGTGCTAAATTGACTTAACAGTGACTACAAAGCGCTTACTGTTACATGAACCAAAAGGCAGATATCAAAGATAAGGACAAAGGTATGCCATTAAAGCAGTTTCCCCCCTTTCCCCCCCACCAGAATCGTCGGATATTGCATACTTTTGATGTAATCAATATGTAATATGTTGCTCAACCGTGCGGAGAGTGAGGCAAGAGCGTCCTAGTACACGACGCACCTTACGCCAGCTATCAAGGAAACTGcgtgaataaatgctcaaagggCTTTGCATTGCAGTACCGTTCCCGAAAATAGAAACACGGGGTCACCGTTTGCCATTTAAAGGTCTCTCCTCCAtttgatttttcctttttcttttttttgttttttgttttttacacgaCATGATTCGGAGCTCTGACGTCAGCGAGATTGTCTGCGCGAAGTGTCTCCTCctccttaaataaaaaaaaaaaatgcactaggAAATCAGCAGCAGCACCAACGCCGcccaggagagagagagggagagagagagagagagagagagagagaggagagagagagagagagagaagagagagagagctccaGACCCCCCCGCCTGCACACTCCCCACCTAACAACAACCTCAGCCCCGCAGCGAGGCTCTCTCACAAcgaccccaccccgcccccaacCCCTCTGAGAGCGGGCACGGAGCGAGACAACgaccgaagaagaagaaggaggaggaggaggaggaggaggcgcggagggggaagaaaaaaaaaaaaaaaaaacatcgaagAAGACCGCTTCGGGTTGCCCTCAATCCGGGCCTACTAATGCTGTAGCGGAGAGAGGAAGAGCGACGACAGCGCACTGATTGAAGGGAGTCGGCGTCGGGGTGGACCAAGGCGGAACCCGgcgcggtggggggggggaacacgaCGCTTGTTCATTCGCTCGTCACCATCATGGGATGTACGCTAAGCGCCGAGGAGCGAGCCGCTCTGGACCGGAGCAAGGCCATCGAGAAGAACCTGAAGGAGGACGGGCTGGTGGCCGCCAAGGACGTCAAACTGCTGCTGCTCggtaagaccccccccccccccgcactctTTTTCCCCCGAGCGGGCCGGTGGTGCTCTCCGTGGTACTGATTTCACCATgagccgaccccccccccctcctcccctgtGTGTTCTTTCCAGGCGGTGGAGAGTCCGGCAAAAGCACTATCGTCAAACAAATGAAGTAAGTccctttctctcgctctttccctttgtatatatatttaaaatgattattcCTGCTTAGTTGTGagttctaaaaataaaaataaaaggcctcgaaattgccccccccaactccaccccacctcctcccccctttcctccctcccttcccttcCTCTCGGTCGAGCCGCCATGTTTTCCGAGAGGCCGAAGCCCGCGAGAAGTGCCCGGAGGTCTGAGCACCTTTTTGCCCGAGGAGGAGAGGCCTCGCTCGGCTTGGGTGCTGTTCGCTCGGCCCCGGTGCTGAAATGTACTTAACGAGGCTTTAGTGGAAAGCGTTGGGGAGGGGgttagggggtgggggggggcgtttttCGGCGAATACAGGACTGCAGTGTGGTGTGGGTGTTGTTCCTCTCTCCtccgtgagtgtgtgtgtgtgttcgtgcgtGAGGTCAGCGCGGCTCCATTAGTGAATACCTCTGCTTTTAATCTTAATGGCTTTAAGTGCCCGATATCGGCGGGTGTACTTTGGCTATAAAAGCGGATTTACGGAGAAATATGGCTCGGAAAACCGCATCTAAACCTAAGCTAAATCACCctttgatgcccccccccccacctcttccTCTCCTCAAATCACTGTTGTTGCTCATTCCTAAATCTCTTAGTGAACTTTCGAGATGTTTTCAAGGGGGGAAATCACCCAAATCGAGTGTATATTTTCTAACGTGAAGCTTCTCcgcagtgccccccccccacttttacCCCAATTcacgtttttttcttcatctttctaCATCTTTCCATTGTAGACGTCTGTTTTCCATAACGACCCTGAAGGCAACACTCGGGGCCAAATCGTGTTACTTAAATAAACGAATAAATAGACGTGGTAGTTTAAtgcatagattaaaaaaaagttagatgCACACATGTAAAAGGGAGAGATGAATAGGAAGGTAGCTATGCACCGTCGATAGAAAGATGACTACATAGGtaaatggaaagaaaggaagaTAAATAATGAAGAATGGATAATTGGAGGGATaagtgtgtactgtatataaatctTAATAGTTAGATTAGCGATAGGTAGaaagctggatggatggataactcgATGATCACGATAGATAAAAAGCTAGATAGACGCACGAGCCATAGAAAGCTAGATGACTGAGAGATGGAGGGATTGATGACGAGAAGGCTCGATAGCTAGATGAATAGACAGTGGGATAGGTACTGCAGAAAGATTCATAGACAATTATAGATGGCTCGGTAGCtagaaaaatggagaaataGAGATGGCTAGATTGCTGGATAGATAAAGGAGAGATAAGTGTCCACATATagaaaactggatggatggatggaaggagagctcggtaggtaggtaggtaggtaggtaggtaggtagatagatagatagatgggtgacccctaatgggagtagccgatagatggatagatagatagatagatatagatagatagatagatagatagatagatagatagatagatagatagatagatagatagagatagatagatagatagatagaaagaaaTCTGGATGCTCCATAGCGATAGAGATGCTGTAGGTAGATGACGTGATATGATAGCTGAATGATGGATTATTGTAAGTATACTTTATTCACCCCGAGAGAAAttatatgttaaaaaatatgtatttgacgTGAATATCTCCTTGGACGATTACAATGTTAAATGAAGATTTCTGTGTTGTATGTGAGCTGGGCAGAAAAGCTTgagaaagaccaaaaaaaaaaaaaaaaagaaggcttaAAATGGCTCATGTTGGTAACTTAACATCGCGGCGGTACAAAGTTAGCTTCACAGGATCTGAATAATTGAACTGAAAAAAGCCGGCCCATTTGGGGcggcgagtgtgtgtgtgtgtggggggggggggcagctgcaGATATGTCAGAGACTGTCTATTTTTACACTTTAGTGTGATTGGTCCAAGCTGCAGATGCTGAAAcgctttgaaaatgacatctttCAGAATCGTCTTTGTAGGTATGCTAAAACAACgcaaaaggaatttgtctcccgtCGCTGCAGTCCCTCTGGTAACAACAGCAGAAATAGACACTatcacaaaatatgtatttaggaCGTGTACACAAATTTACAGAGCACGGTGGAATAAAGCAATATGAAGTGTGCAATAATGCAGTAATAATCAtccaaataaattaaattgtgcAAACGATAAGAGTCCGATTCAGCGGGAGTCTGTGATGTTTAACATAGTTAGTTATGAAAAAAGACCCAATACATTCCAACATGATAATCTATAAGCATCCAAATCATACCAATGTCATTGTTGCGTAAAGTACTAACGGTTATTCGTCGCCCGGCCTCCTTATTAATTCAATCCTCTCTCGCTGTGGTTTTGTGCATCTTATCCACCTCTCATCCATAATTACGCGATTTTGCGCACAGCCCAGccacacaaaatattaaaaagccCCCCCGGTCTGGTTCTTCCACACAGGAAATGTTGGACTGCATAGtgaagtgaattttttttacattgagtgAATAAAAACAACTTGTACGTGCAGTCCAGGCTTGATGacaggaataataataattcattcacCATGCAAACATAGTTCGACAGAGTCAAGCGATACAATATAAATAACGCAACATAAAACATCAATTAAAATGGTAAATGATATGGGAAATGTCAAAGTGAGGAGGCAGGAAGGAAGTCATGCAAGTCATGCATGAGCTCAAAGGATTGGCGAtagtctgggaaaaaaaaaggaaagtctgTCTTAAAATGGAACAGTTTTGTGCGGTGATGGATAAAGACTTCATTGCCAGTCATAAATTATACATTGCTTAAATAGCACAATAATAAATGCCCGCTGAATAATACAGTGTTTCAGTCGGGCTCATGATGCTGTGGgcgagctcttttttttttttttttaacaatatccCCCGTGGTAAAAAGACCAATTGAGGTCCAACGGGAACATATGGCAGAATGGCACAATTCTTTGCGCTAATATATGTGCGCGCTTGCAGGATTATCCACGAAGATGGCTTCTCCGGGGATGACGTGAAGCAGTATAAGCCCGTGGTCTACAGCAACACCATCCAGAGCTTGGCCGCCATCCTGCGGGCCATGGACTCGCTGGGAATCGAATTTGGAGACAAGGATCGAAAAGTCAGTGGCCTCCGTATTGAAATGCTCCAAAACCACGAGGGAGGAATTAATTGTCATAggtttacaataaaaaaaggaTAATACAAAAATTAGATAtaaatacacatacatattaGTGTAAATACAGCCCACCAATGAACAAGCCACGGTCCAGTTGATTATCATTTATAATCTTAATTATCattgcagaaagaaaaaaaagaatttcttGTTTGTTAGTATAATGAGATTTAAATTGAATGAGATAAAATTGATATGTATATgtcatcataaaaatgaaaacatagcCTTGGACAGTGGTGATGTGGGAAATTCAGTCAACATTTGTGTGAAACATgatactataaaaaaaaaaaaatctacagtagAGCCTCTGTTCTCGACCACGATCCATTCTAGAAGGcggttcaaaaaccgatttgtttgaaaaccgaatcaaccgccgcgtGAGTTATTTCCGTGTGTTTTTGGCAGGGTGGGAATTTACAACAaagtgcattgtgggtcagctggtctgttGGGTGCGTTCGAGTACCgcttttcatttgaaagaagAAGCgaaaaaattttgaaattttcgttcgaaaaccgatttgttcgagaacagggacgttcgagaaccgaggctgtactgtacgaCGCTAACTGAGCATCAAGGGCGTATTTACTCATTTCAACGGCCAAGACTAATAACCCCAAAATTTGGAATATTAATGTATCACTCGAGTGAATTGAGAAAATTCTCATTTCCAGAGGTAGATCAAGTCCTTAGAACCCTCTTGAGAACCTTCTCACAAGTGACTCATCTCAATGCTTTTACGcagcaggtaaagcgttggcctcacagttctgaggacccgggttcaatcccgtccccgcctgtgtggagtttgaatgttctcccctgtgcctgggtgggtttcctcccacatcccaaaaacatgaaaagttaattggacactctaaattgcctctaggtgtgattgtgagtgcgacagttgttgcgattggctggcaaccatttcagggtgtaccctgcttcctgcccgttgacagctgggatacgctccagcactcctgcgaccctcgtgaggatagaaaatggatggatggatgtatcactCGAGtgaatttgagaaaattctCATTTCCAGAGCTAGATCAAGTCCTTAAAACTCTCTTAAGAACCTTCTCACAAGTGACTCATCTCAATGCTTTTACTTTAGTAAGAACCTTAATCGGCATTTAATATAGTTTAGCATTTCCACCGCTTTAATACTCACATCTTGTATCATACTCAACGTCATCTACTGGATCCTGCTGGGATGAAACAGACAGCAGTTATAAAGTGTCTTAACTCTTGCCGTTGTCGCTTACGCACGTTCAGTATGTTTTCCTCCCACCTTGGTTTCCCCGCTCCACCGGGATAACGCCGCTCGGTCTTCCTCACATGTGCCGACAAGTTCGGCTCGCAAACGTCTTCCTGAATGAAGTCCGCACGTGTGCAGTAAGAAGATGGAATCGTCCATTGCGTGTGAAGGGGAAGCAATCGAGAGAACAGggccgggccggtaaaagtcacttcctcggcacatacatgcaaccggtttcactcttaccttttccgataGAGTGCCCCCTtttggccgttagaaaaaatgcacaaattagccgcatcaccgcataaaccgcagggttgaaagcgtgtgaaaaaagtcgcggctttttCTGTTAGCCGCTGCTGAGTGTGGACTGTCGAGCAACATTTTACAGGGTGTTTCAAACGTAATTCCCAAGcttgcattgtatttttatatgtatatatatttctgtTCTTTAATGTATGATAATGAATGATGTGGAATGACTTCAAACAGGACTGCGGGTCCACTCATTCTTTGCGATGCCGTGATTTCACCAGGAACTCTTGTGGAACGGAACTCATAAGTCTCTATTTCTTCCGAAGTCTTTGGTTGGGTCCAGCGGGCTTGGTTCTTTAACAAAattgaaagaccaaaaaaaaaaaaaaaaaattcacgggGTGTTAAGTCGCGAATCCTTGCTGGCCACAGCGTCCCATCCATCTCACCGGGGAAAGTGGGCGTTCAGCCATTTCAAGAACGACAATAGCAAAATGGAATCGTGAGGAACAAATTAATCTGCAATCCTGCCAAAAGTCATCCCGCACCACACTGTTACTTAAATTCTCATCCGCTaaagaagcaaaaacaaactATTTGTGGGAAATACAAAGATTTTGGATTGTAAAACTAATGTGTTTGAGGTAGGAatcattcttctcaatctcaaattcccaaaaagtatttataatgccaaattggctcatttgagaaccacacgtgtttaaaaaaaaaaccaaaaactgttgtctgtcgcagaggttgacggaggttaagtgtgaccgcaatcgcttccgtgtacgttccgtggagacgagactccgtcctctttttttcccccaatcatagttaatgaatgccagTTTatataaaaccaggggtcatttatttaaatattggtatttgtattgaatactagctgaaaagatgggATTCTGGttccgaacacacttccgcgttcacaagccatcAAAACCGTCACCATGTggcatttattcctgatgagaacagccccagcaacaaagtatttgtacgcgtccagacttttctacgctttgacacttttctgtgtaaatctcgacgacttaccagatccgtgtgtggatccagttgtccaagacaagtggaagcgaattaacactCCCGATTtagtctgacggtatcggacaagactctagGCGTCGttctacaagacatatttccgtgtcgtgcCCAAGCGACTTAGTATTGAGCaacgcttagcttgaccggcaatatggcgagataaacaaaagtcacgtgattttatgatgtaggtgcaccaGCTCTATatgttcatcaaaaacaaagCAGTTGATTTTATGCctaaaaagcacatttattaTTGTCGGCCACTGTAGCATCGTGTAGTTTGAAAATCAACAATGCACTTAAATAGAGGGGAAATTAACTGGAATTGATTGAtcacattaaaatgtattgcataaAGCTAAATATGTATGGAAATTGTTACAAAAAACAGATTAAGATGCAAATTATTGTACTATACTTGAAAGTGCCACAGTCCTAATTGTTATTACAGTGTAACACATGAATGATCCTCATGTAAGCCGCTTTAATAATGATGGTCAGGGTGCTACATATTGCTTTTGTGTTACTTATGAATGTGGTGCTGTGATTTAGGTGCTGCAAGAAAAATGGCTTGATGGATTGGTTGAAGCATGTTTCATAGATTAACtagaaaaatttcaaatggcCTTTGCAATTCTTTGATTTACTAATCGTAACAGTTTGTCGTTGCGTCATTTCCAGGCGGACGCCAAGCTGGTGTGCGACGTCGTGAGTCGCATGGAGGACACGGAGCCATACTCCGCGGAGCTCCTCGGCGCCATGAAGCGCGTTTGGGCCGACGCCGGGACTCAGGAGTGCTTCAACAGAGCCCGCGAATACCAGCTGAACGACTCGGCCCAATAGTGAGTGACacgaatttacaaaaaaaaaaaaaaaaaaaaaagggtgcgtTCGATGGTTGGTAGCAGTTTTATACGGACTTGCTAGTAAATTCCTCTCATGGTCCTATAAAGAAGATTCATATTTAGTTAACTGAGAATTCCAAATTGTccttaagtgtgaatgtgagtgggctGGTGACtattccagggtgtaccccaccttttgcccaaattcAGCTGACATGGGATCCAGCTCACCCGGAACCTGGTATAGGacggtgatggatggatgtttactagATTCCCATTTCTTGCTCCTTGTCATCACTAGCTACCTGGACAGTTTAGACCGCATCGGGGCCGCAGACTACCAGCCTACAGAGCAGGACATCCTGAGAACCCGAGTGAAGACCACCGGCATTGTGGAAACCCACTTCACCTTCAAAAATCTACATTTCAGGTAGGCTCCTTCGGTGTTACTCAGACTCCGGGACCCCAGCCAGCTTCCATTTGTTTCTCTTTCTGCAGGCTCTTTGACGTGGGAGGGCAAAGGTCAGAAAGGAAGAAGTGGATCCACTGCTTTGAGGATGTGACCGCCATCATCTTCTGCGTGGCCTTGAGTGGTTACGATCAAGTGCTCCACGAGGACGAGACAACCGTAAGTGCGACACCAATTTTTGCACGACATAGAAATGAGTGTTGATAGCAACccagccaaatttgaatgagaagaaaaactgaaaattatataaaatgaggtcttcaaatcatgaaaaaaatcaagctgTTGACTATTAAATGCTGTGGGCATGTCTGATGAATTAGTAAAACTGCACCCAGCTGAAAGACATGGATGCTACTTCGGCTAGCGTCTCTTTTATGCCGACACGCATCCCTACACAGCTAAACTGTGAAATTATATCCGACTCTCGATTTCTTCGCAGTTTGTGACCGTGCACGACTGAGTCAATCAAGCAGAAAAATGGAGATGTAGCGTTCTCAAAAATTCACCATATTGTCTGTGCTTACAGCATACTGTTATTACGTTGTATACATTAATTGTATTTGCTCACGGTAAGTTCCAATTCATTACActttgtaccgtaattcccggcccacagagcacacctggttacgagcctcaccgagtacatttgtaaaggaaataccatctggtacatacatactccgcagctgtgtaaaagccgcaagtgcccacattgaaacagaagatatttacaaagaaagacggtacatagaaagagtttaatgctaacgtggcgctaacgctagcactaacggCAAGTTTTATTTAcggtaacagggccagttaaaataaaacttaccggtaaatatcacggcggcagctggtaaagtgtctcaggttcaatcccggccccgcctgtgtgagtggattccctcccacatccccaaaacatgtaacattaattggacactcttaagttgccccgaggtgtgattgtgagtgtggctgttgtctgtctccgtttgccttgtgattggctggcaaccagttcagggtgtaccccgcctccttcccgttgacggctgggataggctccagcactcaccgtgaccctcgttaggataagcagcaaagaaaatggatggatggtaaatatcactgagagacggcagcaacacgctagagGAGCGCTAACAGGTCCGGCAAAAGtcaacttcctcggcacacatattccaccggtctcactcttaccttttcagctcgagtgcggctgttagaaaaaaaatgcacaaataagctgcatcaccacataaaccgcagggttgaaagcgtgtgaaaaaaaagtcgcggcctgTAGGCTGGAAAGTACGGTAATAGCATATTTATTCGGATAGGCCTTGGTCCTGGAGATATTTTTTAAACGGATGGCGGGTCAGCTGAAAGGGAGCCAACTCACTGAAGCGCTATGAATGAATCCCACCTGAGCACGGGGCAGGACACGCCCCACTGCAATTTGATTGGCTGCTGCATCCAGGCCAGGACTGCTTCGAAATCACCTGGGATTCATCATAACGCCTCAGAGAACAATAACAGTACGTAGGGGACATCTCGAGGGACAGCTGCAGCCGAGTGAAACCCGTTTTCTCCCGGCAGAACCGAATGCACGAGTCCCTCATGCTCTTCGACTCCATCTGCAACAACAAGTTCTTCATCGACacctccatcatcc
The DNA window shown above is from Syngnathoides biaculeatus isolate LvHL_M chromosome 3, ASM1980259v1, whole genome shotgun sequence and carries:
- the gnao1b gene encoding guanine nucleotide binding protein (G protein), alpha activating activity polypeptide O, b encodes the protein MGCTLSAEERAALDRSKAIEKNLKEDGLVAAKDVKLLLLGGGESGKSTIVKQMKIIHEDGFSGDDVKQYKPVVYSNTIQSLAAILRAMDSLGIEFGDKDRKADAKLVCDVVSRMEDTEPYSAELLGAMKRVWADAGTQECFNRAREYQLNDSAQYYLDSLDRIGAADYQPTEQDILRTRVKTTGIVETHFTFKNLHFRLFDVGGQRSERKKWIHCFEDVTAIIFCVALSGYDQVLHEDETTNRMHESLMLFDSICNNKFFIDTSIILFLNKKDLFAEKIKKSPLTICFPEYTGANTYDDATAYIQVQFESKNRSPNKEIYCHLTCATDTGNIQVVFDAVTDIIIANNLRGCGLY